The Halococcus agarilyticus genome includes a region encoding these proteins:
- the dgoD gene encoding galactonate dehydratase, with the protein MSEITDYELFAVPPRWLFLRVETSDGRVGWGEPVVEGRARTVETAVEELFEQHLLGADPAPIEDHWQAMYRGGFYRGGPILMSAIAGIDQALWDLKGKALGTPVYALLGGPVRDRMQVYGWIGGDRPSDVADAARERVESGLGALKMNATAEFRRIETPAAVAAAGDRLAAVREAVGPEVGIGIDFHGRVAKPMVKRLVRALEPHEPMFVEEPVLPEHDDHLPELAASTTVPIATGERHYTREDFRPVLDAGGVDVIQPDLSHAGGITECRKIASMAAAHDVALAPHCPLGPIALASCLQVDACSHNALIQEQSLGIHYNEGSDVLDYLADPSVFEYADGYVDLPEEPGLGIEIDEEYVRDQAGAVDDWHNPVWRHDDGSVAEW; encoded by the coding sequence GTGAGCGAAATCACCGACTACGAGCTGTTCGCCGTCCCGCCGCGCTGGCTATTTTTACGAGTGGAGACCAGCGACGGCCGGGTCGGCTGGGGCGAGCCCGTCGTCGAGGGACGGGCGCGCACCGTCGAGACGGCCGTCGAGGAACTGTTCGAACAGCACCTGCTCGGCGCTGACCCCGCCCCGATCGAGGACCACTGGCAGGCGATGTACCGCGGCGGGTTCTACCGCGGCGGTCCGATCCTCATGAGCGCGATCGCGGGGATCGATCAGGCGCTCTGGGATCTCAAGGGTAAGGCCCTGGGAACGCCGGTTTACGCCCTCCTCGGCGGCCCGGTCCGCGATCGAATGCAGGTTTACGGCTGGATCGGTGGCGATCGGCCGAGCGACGTGGCCGACGCCGCGCGCGAGCGGGTCGAGTCGGGGCTCGGCGCGCTCAAGATGAACGCCACCGCCGAGTTCCGCCGGATCGAGACGCCGGCCGCGGTCGCGGCCGCGGGCGACCGGCTCGCCGCGGTGCGCGAGGCCGTCGGCCCCGAGGTGGGAATCGGGATCGACTTTCACGGCCGGGTCGCGAAACCGATGGTGAAGCGGCTCGTGCGCGCGCTCGAACCGCACGAGCCGATGTTCGTCGAGGAGCCGGTGCTGCCGGAACACGACGACCACCTCCCCGAACTCGCCGCGTCGACCACGGTCCCGATCGCGACCGGCGAACGCCATTACACCCGCGAGGACTTCCGCCCCGTGCTCGACGCCGGCGGTGTCGACGTGATTCAGCCCGATCTCTCCCACGCTGGCGGGATCACCGAGTGCCGGAAGATCGCGTCGATGGCCGCGGCCCACGACGTCGCGCTCGCGCCCCACTGCCCGCTCGGTCCGATCGCGCTCGCGTCGTGTCTCCAGGTCGATGCCTGTTCACACAACGCACTCATCCAGGAACAGAGCCTCGGGATCCACTACAACGAGGGCAGCGACGTGCTCGATTACCTCGCCGATCCGTCGGTGTTCGAGTACGCGGACGGGTACGTCGACCTTCCCGAGGAGCCGGGCCTCGGGATCGAGATCGACGAGGAGTACGTCCGCGACCAAGCCGGCGCAGTCGACGACTGGCACAATCCGGTCTGGCGACACGACGACGGCAGCGTCGCCGAGTGGTGA